In Calonectris borealis chromosome Z, bCalBor7.hap1.2, whole genome shotgun sequence, a single genomic region encodes these proteins:
- the LOC142075986 gene encoding programmed cell death 1 ligand 2-like, producing the protein MFLILTMLLLEMQLYVVSALFTVEVPQQLYIVEYGSNVTMECRFPVNGSLNLGLLTVVWEQKRQGQSKSKEVYTLRNGKAFPPSQHHDYAGRAALLHSELKLGRAILQITSVKITDAGSYLCLIDYQGVDYKYITLEVKASYKRISTQVMRKPGEDEFVFMCQSEGFPLAEVFWQNEKNLSLSGSANTTYTLTADGLYNVTSILTFKPNMRQNYSCVFWNKELNEETSAHISTLALMNTQYSGQKSLILFVVPTCVMVAVLPSALIIFQKRKSFKNGQPKKDRKRKLNPNLKDENRDDFDSQTEALYLSTVTASRDSGSVGL; encoded by the exons ATGTTCCTGATCCTCACAATGCTGTTGCTGGAAATGCAGCTCTATGTAGTTTCAG CTTTATTTACAGTTGAAGTTCCTCAACAGCTATATATTGTGGAGTATGGGAGCAACGTGACCATGGAATGCAGATTCCCCGTGAACGGCTCATTAAACCTAGGACTCCTGACTGTTGTTTGGGAGCAAAAAAGGCAGGGCCAGTCGAAATCAAAAGAGGTGTACACACTCCGCAATGGGAAGGCATTCCCTCCATCCCAACATCACGATTACGCAGGAAGAGCAGCACTTCTGCACAGTGAACTGAAATTGGGACGAGCTATCCTTCAGATCACCAGCGTGAAGATCACAGATGCGGGATCATACCTTTGTCTCATTGACTACCAGGGCGTGGACTACAAGTACATTACTTTGGAAGTAAAAG CATCCTACAAGAGAATAAGCACTCAAGTAATGAGGAAACCAGGTGAAGACGAGTTTGTTTTTATGTGCcagtcagaaggctttcctctgGCAGAGGTTTTCTGGCAAAATGAGAAGAACCTCAGCCTCAGTGGATCTGCAAATACCACCTATACGCTGACCGCAGACGGCCTCTACAACGTCACCAGCATCCTGACGTTCAAACCAAATATGAGACAGAACTACAGCTGCGTGTTCTGGAATAAAGAACTGAATGAAGAAACTTCAGCTCACATTTCCACTTTAG CTTTAATGAATACACAGTATAGCGGACAAAAATCCCTGATCTTATTTGTCGTCCCCACATGTGTGATGGTAGCTGTCCTTCCCTCTGCACTAATAatctttcagaagagaaaatcaTTCAAGAATGGGCAACCCAAAAAAG acaggaaaagaaaactgaaccCTAACCTGAAAGATGAGAACA gagATGATTTTGACTCTCAAACTGAGGCTTTATATTTGTCAACTGTCACAGCTTCAAGAGACAGTGGGAGTGTGGGTCTGTGA